The following proteins are co-located in the Podarcis raffonei isolate rPodRaf1 chromosome 5, rPodRaf1.pri, whole genome shotgun sequence genome:
- the LOC128414159 gene encoding deleted in malignant brain tumors 1 protein-like translates to MQDTCGKRLAPCKIQQLHLTKVCLHFTQFNAVSMCYCLALSCSGEYMVARISKAYLRLLGYNEWSLYLNSSDSFCAPQITQYYVVFNIPFSGCGTIRQQANNDTIIYSNIIKTSASGYIITRNSNFQFHIMCEMNKTAVVETVFVARNSTDITELGHGSYNVTLAFFDSWSFNYQVRSSPYFVSLNQALYLQATLHSSDPNLVLFLDTCEASPNSGDFTTLTYDLWRSGCPRDSTFRYLGNPRRNEVRFMFSSFKFLNYHNEVYLRCKLVVCKAYDYSSRCYQGCLTRKKRDADELQEKVDVVVGPIKLQKEAKEDKKQELA, encoded by the exons ATGCAAGACACTTGTGGGAAGAGGCTGGCCCCATGCAAGATCCAGCAACTACATTTAACAAAAGTGTGTTTGCATTTTACACAATTCAATGCTGTTTCTATGTGCTATTGTTTAGCCCTTTCATGTTCTGGAGAATACATGGTTGCACGCATCAGCAAAGCGTATCTCCGGTTGCTGGGTTATAATGAATGGAGTCTGTACCTGAATTCTTCAGACTCTTTCTGCGCACCTCAGATTACACAATACTATGTGGTCTTCAATATACCATTCAGTGGGTGTGGCACAATAAGACAG CAGGCAAATAATGACACCATCATCTATTCCAACATAATCAAGACATCAGCTTCTGGTTATATCATTACAAGAAATAGTAACTTTCAGTTTCACATCATGTGTGAAATGAACAAGACTGCTGTTGTAGAGACAGTGTTTGTTGCTCGTAATTCCACTGACATTACTGAACTAGGACATGGCAGTTACAATGTGACACTTGCCTTCTTTGATTCGTGGTCTTTCAACTATCAAGTTCGCTCTTCTCCATACTTTGTGTCACTCAATCAAGCGCTCTACCTCCAAGCTACTCTCCACAGTTCTGATCCAAACTTAGTACTATTTCTAGATACGTGTGAAGCATCTCCAAACTCTGGTGACTTCACAACTCTGACCTATGACTTATGGAGGAGTGG ATGTCCACGAGACTCTACCTTCAGATATCTGGGAAATCCAAGGAGAAACGAAGTTCGTTTCATGTTCAGCTCCTTTAAGTTTCTTAACTATCACAATGAAGTTTATTTGCGGTGCAAACTAGTAGTGTGTAAGGCGTATGATTACTCATCCCGATGCTACCAAGGATGTTTAACTAGAAAGAAGAGGGATGCAGATGAACTTCAGGAGAAGGTTGATGTGGTTGTAGGACCAATCAAGCTTCAAAAAGAAGCTAAGGAAGACAAAAAACAGG AACTGGCTTAG